TAAAATGTGAAGCGGATAAGGGACGGAACTTTTACAAAAGAGAAATGCTGATGCGGCATGTTCAAATTGCTAAAATGAAAGGTATACGGTATAGGGGGGTAGCTATGGGGTATGGGGTATGGGCTATGGGGTGTAAAATATTGAGGTATACGCTATGAATATAAAATTATTTGCCATATGGCTGTTACTGATTTCTTTTTCTTTAACGGCGCCGCTTTTCGCCCAGATCTACAAGTACAGGGATACTCGGGGGCATATCGTCTTCACCGATGACCTGAGCAAAGTGCCGCCGGACAAACGATCGGATGTCCAGAAATATAAAGAAATTTTGCCCGGTCCGAATGACGCGGCCCAAACGCCCGCCGAGCTCATACCGGATGAAACGCACCCCATATCCGAAAAAGGCAGCCCGCCGGAAAAACCCGCAGTCGATGAAACCGAAAGAAAAAAGATAGGGGAACAACGGCAGCAGCTGGAAAATGAATACCTGAAACTTCTGGAGCAGAAAGAAACGCTCGTACAGGAAGAAGCCTCAGCAGCAAAACGGTACCGGGTAATGAAAGACAAGGCCCGATACCGGATTATACGCAACCGGCTCAACCGGCAGATCGATGACCTGAATAAAACCATTGCCGGGTATGAGAAAAAAATCCAGGCATTGGATGCGAAACCTGAAAGCCACCCCCCGGGGAGAACGCCGCGGACGGGTGAGTAGGGAGCAGGGAGAGATCAGAGGCCGCAAGTCAGGGTCTCTGTTCCCTGTCTACTCTGCCCTCTGCCTGCTCCCTGCCGGCCTCAGTCCTCTGCCCTCTGCCCTCTGACCTCCGGCCTCTGTCTTCTGATCTCTGACCTCCGACCTCTGTCCTCTGATCTCTGACCTCCGACCTCTGTCCTCTATCCCTTCACGCGCTTCTGGCATACTCGGGCTTGAATGCCTTATTCAGCGACGGGTCCATGACGGCCTCATAGCCGGTCAACCGGGCCAGAACGCTTCCGTTTCCATCCAGAATTGTATAGTCGCCTTTCATTTTGTGGTCTGTCACTTCACTGACCTGCAGTACCGCGACAACCTCCTCGGCGGGAAATTTTCTGCAGAACTGACGATAGGATGCGCTGTAGCTGGGCAGCGATACCACACCGGTCTGTTCATAGCACCACAGCGTCGCCATCTGAAAGGCGGAATCCAGAACCAGCGGATCAGCAATCCATCGGCTTCTCAACGGTTTTTTGATCCACTGCTCCGGCAATGGTGCCGGACATACGCGGGCCGCCATGCCTTTTGCCGAGCAGTTGATCACCCGGGTGATTCCCCTGAGCCGGGTTCCATGAAAAAGGATTTTTTCATAAATCTCGTCAATACTCCGGGAATATCCGTCCGATTGCAGCCAACCGCTCATATCCACAGCCGGCGGCTCGGGCAGCCGGTCAGTCAGCACAGCCATTGCTCTGTAATAGATCTTTTCCGGCCCCTGCCCGACGCCGGCTCTGACTTCAACCGGGAGCTCATAGATGGAGCCATGTTTCAGGGTTTTTCCCGCCATCAGGCATACAACCTTTTTCTCTTCGTCCAGACGGATACCACTCATCAGCCGCATGTCATCCAATCCGTGAAGGAACAGGCCCGGATTCTGTTGAAGCGCACCGTGTGCAAACCACTCCGTGATGAGGGCAAACGGAATCACCGGGGTTCCATCGAGTTGATGCGATTCGAGTACCGGATATTGATAAACATCTATTTCCCGCTTAAAGGAAAGCGTGAGGCTGTCCTCATGACGCACGGCTGAGGGCGTTTGCTCAAGGGGCTCCACTGACGGTTTGCTGCCAGCCG
The window above is part of the Desulfobacterales bacterium genome. Proteins encoded here:
- a CDS encoding DUF4124 domain-containing protein, which translates into the protein MNIKLFAIWLLLISFSLTAPLFAQIYKYRDTRGHIVFTDDLSKVPPDKRSDVQKYKEILPGPNDAAQTPAELIPDETHPISEKGSPPEKPAVDETERKKIGEQRQQLENEYLKLLEQKETLVQEEASAAKRYRVMKDKARYRIIRNRLNRQIDDLNKTIAGYEKKIQALDAKPESHPPGRTPRTGE